The following are encoded together in the Humulus lupulus chromosome 5, drHumLupu1.1, whole genome shotgun sequence genome:
- the LOC133779779 gene encoding uncharacterized protein LOC133779779 encodes MPDEHSLHWNCRLFLPQFVIEESEENGDWSVQGRDFVRFDEASLRNRKGTVEAPLHVSNVQVIDLVTGKPCKVGIKYLEDGTKVRVSRGLGASGSIIPRPEILKIRTTPRPIVAGPKDIPMDVVMEKTYDAKTGRGMPEL; translated from the exons ATGCCAGATGAGCACTCTCTCCACTGGAATTGTAGGCTCTTTCTTCCCCAATTTGTGATCGAAGAGAGTGAAGAAAATGGCGACTGGTCAGTTCAAGGTAGAGACTTTGTTCGATTTGATGAAGCATCACTTCGAAACCGAAAAGG TACGGTTGAAGCTCCTCTTCATGTTTCAAATGTTCAAGTTATTGATCTAGTCACAGG GAAGCCTTGTAAAGTTGGGATTAAGTATCTTGAAGATGGAACCAAAGTAAGAGTATCCAGAGGCCTGGGTGCATCAGGATCCATTATTCCTCGTCCTGAGATATTGAAGATAAGGACTACGCCAAGGCCTATAGTTG CTGGTCCAAAGGATATTCCAATGGATGTTGTGATGGAGAAGACTTATGATGCAAAAACAGGGCGAGGCATGCCTGAACTTTGA